One genomic segment of Gemmatimonadaceae bacterium includes these proteins:
- a CDS encoding AI-2E family transporter, producing the protein MVVPVGRFKFGPILAATVLTVLGIWLFKTVAEVFVLLMLGILISLFWGAVAGLIERHTRLPEGACLAFAIIGSLSVLVLLGWILAPPVIDQTRKLIQALPDQVTAWENGIDGMANRMPALRDIVGPPGEHRMVHAVYDQFSGFFGTIPTKVFQLVDAAISIFAVMVMAIYLSLHPALYREWLIALFPPIHRDLVRDVLADLADALRAYIVGQLLTMTFLGAITALGLYLLNVPFWLPFGIFTGLVAIVPFFGTLLSTTLPALFVLTGKGYYGFTPLGHALLVVGLGVVVHLIEGNIVSPLVMSKKVDLPPVLTIMSVLVIGKLLGPLGLIVALPTLAALMVIVRRILITRIYEGQGFRRTTRERPVVLRVPAPGGGVIVPPGTSFDVVTAAERSGARRSA; encoded by the coding sequence ATGGTAGTTCCGGTGGGGCGGTTCAAGTTCGGCCCCATCCTGGCAGCGACGGTATTGACAGTCCTGGGCATCTGGCTGTTCAAGACGGTCGCTGAGGTTTTTGTGCTGCTGATGCTCGGCATCCTCATCTCGTTGTTCTGGGGCGCGGTCGCCGGTTTGATCGAACGGCACACGCGCCTGCCCGAGGGCGCGTGTCTCGCGTTCGCGATCATCGGATCGCTGAGCGTGCTGGTGTTGCTGGGGTGGATTCTCGCGCCGCCGGTGATCGATCAGACGCGCAAGCTGATTCAGGCGCTGCCCGATCAGGTGACGGCGTGGGAGAACGGCATCGACGGGATGGCGAACCGCATGCCCGCGCTGCGTGACATTGTCGGACCGCCGGGCGAGCATCGGATGGTGCACGCGGTCTACGATCAATTCAGCGGATTCTTCGGGACGATTCCCACGAAGGTGTTCCAGCTCGTCGATGCCGCGATCAGCATTTTCGCGGTGATGGTGATGGCGATCTACCTCTCGCTGCATCCCGCGTTGTATCGCGAGTGGCTGATCGCGCTCTTTCCGCCGATCCATCGCGATCTCGTGCGCGACGTGCTCGCCGATCTCGCCGATGCGCTGCGTGCGTACATCGTCGGCCAGCTGTTGACGATGACCTTCCTGGGCGCGATCACCGCGCTTGGTTTGTATTTGTTGAACGTGCCGTTCTGGCTGCCGTTCGGCATCTTCACCGGGCTCGTGGCGATCGTCCCGTTCTTCGGCACGCTGTTGTCGACGACGCTGCCGGCGTTGTTCGTGCTGACGGGCAAGGGCTACTACGGCTTCACGCCGCTCGGCCACGCGCTGTTGGTTGTTGGACTTGGCGTGGTGGTGCATTTGATCGAGGGCAACATCGTTTCGCCGCTCGTGATGTCGAAGAAGGTCGATCTGCCGCCGGTGCTGACGATCATGTCGGTGCTGGTGATTGGAAAGTTGCTTGGGCCGCTGGGCCTGATCGTCGCGCTGCCGACGCTCGCCGCGCTGATGGTGATCGTGCGCCGGATTCTGATCACGCGCATCTACGAAGGACAGGGCTTCCGCCGCACGACGCGCGAGCGTCCCGTGGTGTTGCGCGTGCCGGCACCCGGTGGTGGTGTGATCGTGCCGCCGGGGACGTCGTTCGATGTGGTGACGGCGGCGGAGCGGTCGGGGGCGCGGCGGAGTGCGTGA
- a CDS encoding tetratricopeptide repeat protein: MTSKDKLEETDVEALIELGISLCRRARWRDAIAPLERAVSLDPEKAVAHYQLGESYNQVDRLPEALASYETAARLQPENWRAMNAIGRVLDRMSRPEEATAAYQRAREAQRR, encoded by the coding sequence ATGACGTCGAAGGACAAACTCGAAGAAACCGATGTCGAGGCACTCATCGAGCTCGGCATTTCGCTGTGCCGCCGCGCGCGCTGGCGCGATGCGATCGCTCCGCTCGAGCGCGCCGTCAGCCTCGATCCCGAGAAAGCGGTCGCGCACTACCAGCTCGGCGAATCGTACAATCAGGTCGACCGGCTGCCCGAGGCGCTTGCTTCATATGAAACGGCGGCGCGACTGCAGCCTGAGAACTGGCGTGCGATGAACGCCATCGGCCGTGTACTCGATCGCATGAGTCGTCCCGAAGAAGCGACGGCCGCGTATCAACGCGCGCGGGAAGCGCAACGCCGCTAA
- a CDS encoding ATP-binding cassette domain-containing protein: MSIALEVRGVRKRYIAGDGNCVASANVLRGIDLTVRCGDAIAIIGAAGAGKSTLMLCLAGLLRVDAGDIEWFGERDRALAARRAVYHVARTDLLRAGAAGDAHVHLVDLPADVLAGAHVRTWIAGRRAAGDAIVVGAREADSVADVTTRMVELRGGVLRPHVRAATRVAEGFARAQIC; encoded by the coding sequence ATGTCGATCGCGCTCGAGGTCCGCGGCGTACGCAAACGCTACATCGCCGGTGACGGCAATTGCGTCGCCTCGGCAAACGTGCTGCGCGGCATCGATCTCACCGTGCGTTGCGGCGACGCCATCGCCATCATCGGTGCCGCGGGCGCGGGCAAGTCCACGTTGATGTTGTGCCTCGCCGGCCTGCTGCGAGTCGACGCCGGCGACATCGAATGGTTTGGCGAACGCGATCGGGCGCTCGCGGCGCGACGCGCGGTCTATCACGTCGCGCGCACCGACTTGCTTCGCGCCGGAGCGGCGGGCGATGCGCACGTCCATCTCGTCGATCTGCCGGCGGACGTCCTCGCCGGCGCCCACGTCCGCACGTGGATTGCCGGGCGTCGAGCGGCGGGCGATGCAATCGTCGTCGGCGCTCGCGAGGCGGACAGCGTCGCCGACGTCACGACGCGCATGGTCGAGCTTCGCGGCGGTGTGCTGCGACCACACGTCCGCGCCGCGACGCGCGTCGCCGAAGGCTTCGCGCGCGCGCAGATTTGTTGA
- the cutA gene encoding divalent-cation tolerance protein CutA, which yields MPHTDAIVVLTTVASDEEAVKFVRTLLERRLIACGTLLPAARSLYRWQGKLADEREVVVMLKTRSARLDSLRAAFDELHPYKVPELLALPVEAGTEKYLEWINGETTLALT from the coding sequence ATGCCTCATACGGACGCCATCGTCGTGCTGACCACCGTCGCCTCGGACGAGGAGGCGGTGAAATTCGTGCGGACGCTGCTCGAACGGCGGTTGATCGCCTGCGGGACGCTTCTTCCGGCGGCGCGCTCGCTCTATCGTTGGCAAGGCAAGCTCGCCGACGAGCGCGAAGTGGTTGTCATGCTCAAGACCCGCTCGGCGCGCCTCGATTCGTTGCGCGCCGCGTTCGACGAGCTGCATCCATACAAGGTGCCGGAGCTGCTCGCCCTTCCAGTCGAGGCCGGAACCGAGAAGTACCTGGAGTGGATCAACGGCGAGACGACGCTCGCGCTGACGTAA
- the uvrA gene encoding excinuclease ABC subunit UvrA gives MAEDALIVRGAREHNLRNIDVTIPRDRLTVITGLSGSGKSSLAFDTIYAEGQRRYVESLSAYARQFLGLMEKPDVDSIEGLSPAISIEQKTAGHNPRSTVGTVTEIYDYLRLLWARAGTPHCPNCGRPVQRQSAAQIAGLVLTWPRDTRIEVRAPLVQGRKGEFRDLFEQVRRQGFIRAYVDGELIEVASPPKLNKRQNHSISVIVDRLVVRDEDRARLTDSVETALKLADGVVEVGNADSKTAEVFSERYGCPTCGISLPELEPRHFSFNSPFGACPKCGGLGTTRRVSEQLILGDPRISILEGVIIPWGEPSGYLRKIVLPALARQLKFDLNAPWGDLSKSVRDSILHGDKGKRAAGKDSIEWEGVLRNIERRYEESDSDTVRMELQEYMIEVPCSACEGRRLKPESLAVTVEGKNIGEVVEYPVTETLAFFDRVPVRTDKKPGLDPEIAGPILKEVKERLRFLVDVGLDYLTLGRSAESLSGGEAQRIRLATQIGSRLVGVLYILDEPSIGLHQRDNSRLLATLEQLRDLGNTVIVVEHDEETMRAANHIIDLGPGAGKHGGEVIAVGDVDQIMRNPNSVTGKFLSGEMKIATPPARRPVDAHKKIRIEGAREHNLRNLDVEIPLGMFVAVTGVSGSGKSTLIEDILHRSLARHFYRARVIPGAHTRITGFEHIDKVIDIDQSPIGRTPRSNPATYTGLFTPIRELFAEMPEAKIRGYGPGRFSFNVKGGRCESCQGDGLVKIEMHFLPDVYVPCEVCKGKRYNRETLEVRFRGMTIADVLEMTVEDACAFFQNQPRIHQKLQTLSDVGLGYIHLGQSATTLSGGEAQRVKLASELSKRDTGRTFYILDEPTTGLHFEDVRVLLDVLHRLVDRGNTVLVIEHNLDVIKTADWILDLGPEGGNRGGTIVAQGTPEDVAAVQASYTGEFLRPLLAREKKRKAG, from the coding sequence ATGGCAGAAGATGCGCTGATCGTACGGGGTGCCCGCGAGCACAACCTCAGGAACATCGACGTCACGATCCCACGCGATCGCCTGACGGTCATCACGGGCTTGTCCGGCTCCGGCAAATCGTCGTTGGCGTTCGACACGATTTACGCCGAAGGACAGCGCCGCTACGTCGAATCGCTGTCGGCGTACGCGCGACAATTCCTTGGGCTGATGGAAAAGCCGGACGTCGATTCGATCGAAGGACTGTCGCCCGCCATTTCCATCGAGCAGAAGACGGCGGGCCACAATCCGCGCTCGACGGTCGGCACCGTCACCGAGATCTACGACTACCTCCGCCTGCTATGGGCGCGCGCGGGTACGCCGCATTGTCCCAACTGCGGGCGTCCGGTGCAGCGACAGAGCGCGGCGCAGATCGCGGGGCTCGTGTTGACGTGGCCGCGCGACACACGCATCGAAGTGCGCGCGCCGCTCGTGCAAGGTCGCAAGGGCGAGTTCCGCGATCTGTTCGAGCAGGTGCGCCGGCAGGGATTCATTCGCGCGTACGTCGACGGTGAGCTGATCGAGGTCGCGTCGCCGCCCAAGCTCAACAAGCGCCAAAACCATTCGATTTCCGTGATCGTGGATCGTCTCGTCGTGCGCGACGAAGATCGCGCGCGGTTGACCGATTCGGTCGAGACGGCCCTCAAGCTGGCGGACGGTGTCGTCGAAGTCGGGAACGCCGATTCGAAGACCGCCGAGGTATTCTCCGAGCGCTACGGCTGTCCGACCTGCGGCATCTCCTTGCCCGAGCTCGAGCCGCGACACTTCTCGTTCAACTCGCCCTTCGGCGCATGCCCCAAGTGCGGCGGCCTTGGCACCACGCGCCGCGTGAGCGAGCAGCTCATCCTGGGCGATCCGCGCATCTCGATTCTCGAGGGCGTGATCATCCCGTGGGGTGAGCCGAGCGGGTATCTGCGGAAGATCGTGCTGCCGGCGTTGGCGCGGCAGCTCAAGTTCGATCTGAACGCGCCGTGGGGCGACCTGTCGAAGAGCGTGCGCGACTCCATCCTCCACGGCGACAAAGGCAAGAGGGCGGCAGGCAAAGATTCGATCGAATGGGAAGGCGTGCTTCGCAACATCGAGCGCCGGTACGAGGAATCCGATTCCGATACCGTGCGCATGGAGCTTCAGGAATACATGATCGAGGTGCCGTGCTCGGCGTGCGAGGGCAGGCGGCTCAAGCCGGAATCGCTCGCCGTCACGGTCGAAGGGAAGAACATCGGCGAGGTCGTCGAATATCCGGTCACCGAGACTTTAGCGTTCTTTGATCGCGTGCCGGTGCGCACCGACAAGAAGCCGGGGCTCGATCCGGAAATCGCCGGTCCAATTCTCAAGGAAGTCAAGGAGCGCCTGCGCTTTCTCGTCGACGTCGGACTCGACTACCTCACACTCGGCCGATCGGCGGAATCGTTGTCGGGCGGTGAGGCACAGCGCATCCGGTTGGCGACGCAGATCGGTTCGCGGTTGGTGGGTGTGTTGTACATCCTCGACGAGCCGTCGATCGGACTCCACCAGCGTGACAACTCGCGCCTGCTGGCCACGCTCGAGCAGCTGCGCGACCTCGGCAACACGGTGATCGTCGTCGAGCACGACGAAGAGACCATGCGCGCCGCGAACCACATCATTGATTTGGGCCCCGGCGCGGGGAAGCACGGGGGCGAAGTGATCGCGGTGGGCGACGTCGATCAGATCATGCGCAACCCGAACTCCGTGACGGGCAAGTTTCTGAGCGGCGAGATGAAGATCGCGACGCCGCCGGCGCGCCGGCCGGTCGATGCGCACAAGAAGATTCGCATCGAGGGCGCGCGCGAGCACAACCTGCGCAACCTCGACGTCGAGATTCCGCTCGGCATGTTCGTGGCGGTGACCGGCGTGTCGGGTTCCGGCAAGTCGACGTTGATCGAAGACATTCTGCATCGCTCGCTCGCGCGGCATTTCTATCGGGCGCGAGTGATTCCGGGTGCGCACACGCGCATCACGGGCTTCGAGCACATCGACAAGGTCATCGACATCGATCAGAGTCCGATCGGGCGTACGCCGAGGTCGAATCCCGCCACGTACACCGGCCTCTTTACGCCGATTCGCGAATTGTTCGCCGAGATGCCCGAGGCGAAGATTCGCGGCTACGGGCCGGGGCGCTTCTCGTTCAACGTGAAGGGCGGCCGCTGCGAGTCGTGCCAGGGCGACGGTCTCGTGAAGATCGAGATGCACTTCCTGCCGGACGTGTACGTCCCCTGCGAGGTGTGCAAAGGCAAGCGCTACAATCGCGAGACGCTCGAGGTACGCTTTCGCGGCATGACGATCGCCGACGTGCTGGAGATGACGGTCGAAGACGCGTGCGCGTTCTTCCAGAATCAGCCGCGCATTCATCAGAAATTGCAAACGCTTTCCGACGTGGGGCTTGGCTACATCCACCTGGGCCAAAGCGCGACGACGCTGTCCGGCGGCGAGGCGCAGCGCGTGAAGCTGGCATCAGAGTTATCTAAACGCGACACCGGACGGACGTTCTACATTCTCGACGAACCGACGACGGGGTTGCACTTCGAGGACGTTCGTGTGTTGCTCGACGTGCTGCATCGGCTCGTCGATCGCGGGAACACGGTGCTCGTCATCGAGCACAATCTCGACGTGATCAAGACGGCCGACTGGATCCTCGATCTCGGGCCGGAAGGCGGAAACCGCGGCGGGACGATTGTCGCGCAGGGGACGCCGGAGGATGTGGCGGCGGTACAGGCGTCGTATACCGGTGAATTCCTGAGGCCGTTGCTGGCGAGAGAGAAGAAGCGCAAGGCTGGGTGA
- a CDS encoding transglutaminase-like domain-containing protein, with amino-acid sequence MLVGTAIIIAWLAGIALLVHREYFRPQVERLAEAAMRISPGAVYYGVMQGTRQIGFASSTIDTAQASITVNDYFVADIPIGGKARRATARTNVTLSRALRLKNFDLALDTESGPVRARGLVEGDSVLLLNISSGNDTGRTSRIPIDGPILLPTLVPLAVALGEKPKVGKHYTLPVFDPSTMAPKNVELEVRAESLFIVNDSSVYDSTSKRWRGIQPDSIHAWQITSSSNGGFSGWIDEQGRIVETTQLGFALRRLPYEVAFENWRADSNHTMVSDDRDILETTAIAANKKLDRNVESLTARLTGADLSGFDISGQRQRFSNGTLTITQIPPEAFTSKYLVGQRPPVDSKYTSPEPLIQSDDPQIRRLALRIEGPHRDPRLVAEQINAWVYDSIRPRVTFGIPSALEVLDKRVGDCNEHTQLYVALARAIGLPARIASGLAYVGGKFYYHAWPEVYLGDWVPVDPTFGQFPADAAHLRLIVGGLGRQAELLRVMGNLQIKVLMANSRPTP; translated from the coding sequence GTGCTGGTCGGGACCGCGATCATCATCGCGTGGCTCGCCGGCATCGCGCTGCTGGTTCATCGCGAGTACTTCCGCCCGCAAGTCGAACGCCTGGCGGAAGCGGCCATGCGCATTTCTCCCGGCGCGGTCTACTACGGCGTGATGCAGGGCACGAGACAGATCGGCTTCGCCTCGTCGACCATCGACACCGCGCAAGCCTCGATCACCGTCAACGACTACTTCGTCGCCGACATTCCCATCGGTGGGAAAGCGCGCCGCGCGACCGCGCGCACCAACGTGACGCTCTCGCGCGCTCTGCGCCTCAAGAATTTCGATCTTGCGCTGGACACGGAGAGCGGGCCGGTTCGTGCGCGCGGTTTGGTCGAAGGCGACAGCGTGCTGCTGCTCAACATCTCGTCGGGCAACGATACGGGACGCACGTCGCGCATTCCGATCGACGGCCCAATCCTGCTTCCGACGCTCGTCCCGCTCGCGGTCGCCCTGGGCGAGAAGCCGAAAGTCGGCAAACACTACACGCTTCCCGTGTTCGATCCCTCGACGATGGCCCCGAAGAACGTCGAGCTCGAGGTGCGCGCCGAATCGCTGTTCATCGTGAATGACAGCTCGGTGTACGATTCGACCTCCAAGCGTTGGCGCGGCATTCAACCCGATTCGATTCACGCGTGGCAAATCACCTCGTCGTCGAACGGCGGATTCTCCGGATGGATCGACGAGCAGGGGCGCATCGTGGAGACGACGCAGCTTGGCTTCGCGCTGCGGCGCCTGCCCTACGAAGTCGCATTCGAGAACTGGCGCGCCGACTCGAATCACACCATGGTGAGTGACGATCGCGACATCCTCGAGACAACGGCGATCGCCGCGAACAAGAAGCTCGATCGGAACGTCGAATCGTTGACCGCGCGCCTCACGGGAGCCGACCTGTCGGGATTCGACATCAGCGGCCAACGGCAGCGCTTCTCCAACGGAACGCTGACGATCACGCAGATTCCGCCGGAAGCCTTCACGTCGAAGTATCTCGTCGGGCAACGGCCGCCCGTCGATTCGAAGTACACGAGCCCCGAGCCGCTCATCCAGAGCGACGATCCGCAGATTCGCCGGCTCGCGCTTCGCATCGAGGGGCCGCATCGCGACCCGCGGCTCGTTGCCGAACAAATCAACGCGTGGGTATACGACTCGATTCGCCCGCGCGTCACCTTCGGCATTCCAAGTGCGCTCGAAGTGCTCGACAAGCGCGTCGGCGATTGCAACGAGCACACCCAACTCTACGTCGCGCTCGCGCGGGCGATCGGGCTCCCGGCGCGCATTGCCTCGGGCCTCGCCTACGTCGGCGGAAAGTTTTACTACCACGCCTGGCCCGAGGTCTACCTCGGGGACTGGGTCCCCGTCGACCCAACGTTCGGCCAGTTTCCTGCAGACGCTGCGCACCTGCGGCTCATCGTCGGCGGACTCGGTCGCCAAGCCGAGCTGCTGCGGGTGATGGGCAATCTTCAAATCAAAGTGCTGATGGCCAACTCGCGTCCCACGCCCTGA
- the sdaAA gene encoding L-serine ammonia-lyase, iron-sulfur-dependent, subunit alpha — translation MYKSLTAAVRDATSRGISLSQLALETESDDQGRPVGEIRDVLRRALTVMKGAVEQGLTGNMKSASGLVGGDAAKLVHGRHGPLANTPFRDILARALAVQEVNAAMGVIVAAPTAGGAGVLPAVLTGLAHANNFDDEKLIDALATAGLIGAVVAERASLSGAEGGCQAETGAAAGMAAGAGTEMMGGSPEQAMHAVALAQQGTLGLVCDPLGGLVELPCVFRNATGAAIALAAIEMAMAGITFAIPADEVIDTMGDIGREMDVRYRETAGGGLAATPTGRRLARERLVQIKRSE, via the coding sequence ATGTATAAGTCTCTCACGGCGGCCGTCCGCGACGCGACGTCGCGCGGCATCTCGCTCTCCCAGCTCGCGCTCGAGACCGAATCCGACGATCAGGGCCGCCCCGTCGGCGAAATTCGCGACGTGCTGCGCCGCGCGCTGACGGTGATGAAGGGCGCCGTCGAGCAAGGCCTCACCGGCAACATGAAATCCGCATCGGGTTTGGTCGGCGGCGACGCCGCAAAGCTCGTGCACGGGCGCCATGGCCCGCTGGCCAACACGCCGTTCCGGGACATTCTTGCGAGGGCGCTCGCCGTGCAGGAAGTGAACGCCGCGATGGGAGTGATCGTCGCGGCGCCAACCGCGGGCGGCGCCGGTGTGCTGCCCGCGGTGCTCACCGGATTGGCGCACGCCAACAACTTCGACGACGAAAAGCTGATCGACGCGCTCGCGACCGCCGGATTGATCGGCGCCGTCGTCGCCGAGCGTGCGTCGTTGTCCGGCGCGGAGGGTGGGTGTCAGGCGGAGACGGGAGCCGCGGCCGGCATGGCGGCGGGCGCGGGAACGGAAATGATGGGTGGCTCGCCGGAGCAGGCGATGCACGCCGTGGCGCTCGCCCAGCAGGGAACGCTGGGCCTCGTCTGCGATCCACTCGGTGGCCTGGTGGAGCTGCCGTGCGTCTTCCGCAATGCGACGGGCGCGGCGATCGCCCTCGCGGCGATCGAGATGGCGATGGCCGGCATCACGTTCGCCATTCCGGCCGATGAAGTCATCGATACCATGGGCGACATCGGTCGCGAGATGGACGTGCGCTATCGCGAAACGGCGGGCGGCGGCCTCGCCGCCACGCCGACGGGACGACGATTGGCGCGCGAACGGTTGGTGCAGATCAAGCGCAGCGAATGA
- a CDS encoding PspA/IM30 family protein: MGIFDRLSALLRSNINDMISRAEDPEKMLNQILVDMRSQLAKAKQQVATAIADEKRLRDQADAEFKQAADWENKAMLAIKEGRDDLAKQALMRQQEHSTHGQQLEQTWEQHRMETEKLKNSLRDLNDKIEEAKRKKNLLVARQRRAQAQKRIAETMSSMSEKSAFDAFARMEERIETNERQLKASIEIEEEFTGDRLAQDFKQLERGAAAGTVDMQLLALKQKMGMLPAGSPEKKALGAGSNEEEVHAEIEDITEKKSH, encoded by the coding sequence ATGGGCATCTTCGATAGACTGTCGGCGCTGCTGCGCTCGAACATCAACGACATGATCTCCCGGGCTGAAGACCCGGAGAAAATGTTGAATCAGATTCTGGTCGACATGCGCTCGCAGCTCGCCAAGGCCAAGCAGCAGGTGGCCACGGCGATCGCCGACGAGAAGCGATTGCGCGATCAGGCGGACGCCGAGTTCAAGCAGGCGGCCGATTGGGAGAACAAGGCGATGCTCGCGATCAAGGAAGGCCGCGACGATCTCGCCAAGCAAGCCCTCATGCGGCAGCAGGAGCATTCCACCCACGGCCAGCAGCTCGAGCAGACGTGGGAGCAGCACCGCATGGAAACGGAGAAGCTCAAGAACTCGCTCCGCGATCTGAACGACAAGATCGAAGAAGCCAAGCGCAAGAAGAATCTGCTCGTCGCGCGGCAGCGTCGCGCGCAGGCGCAGAAGCGCATCGCCGAAACGATGTCGTCGATGTCGGAGAAGTCGGCGTTCGACGCATTCGCCCGCATGGAAGAGCGTATCGAAACGAACGAACGCCAGCTCAAGGCGTCGATCGAAATCGAAGAGGAGTTCACGGGCGACCGCCTCGCGCAGGACTTCAAGCAGCTCGAGCGCGGCGCGGCGGCGGGTACCGTCGACATGCAGCTTCTTGCCCTCAAGCAGAAGATGGGCATGCTCCCTGCTGGATCACCCGAGAAGAAAGCGCTCGGCGCGGGAAGCAACGAAGAGGAAGTCCACGCCGAGATCGAGGACATCACCGAGAAGAAAAGCCATTGA
- a CDS encoding ABC transporter ATP-binding protein, with protein MIKLTNLTKRYGSFTAVNGIDLEVPRGELFGFLGPNGAGKTTTLRMIAGILRPTSGVVEIGGINIEREPIAAKAKLGFIPDRPFIYEKLTGAEFLRFVAGLYDQEGEQVEHRARELLALFDLEEWRDELVESYSHGMRQKLIISSAFVHRPEVIVVDEPMVGLDPKAARILKDLFREYTRRGHTIMMSTHTLEVAESLCDRIAIIQAGVIRAQGTMAELRSSAASGTEGLEQIFLRLTGENAARALVDVLDA; from the coding sequence ATGATCAAGCTCACGAACCTGACCAAGCGATACGGCAGCTTCACCGCGGTGAACGGCATCGACCTCGAGGTGCCGCGCGGGGAGCTGTTCGGATTCCTTGGCCCCAATGGCGCGGGCAAGACGACGACGCTGCGCATGATCGCCGGCATCCTGCGTCCAACGAGCGGCGTGGTCGAGATCGGCGGCATCAACATCGAGCGTGAACCGATCGCGGCGAAGGCGAAGCTCGGCTTCATTCCCGATCGGCCGTTCATCTATGAAAAGCTCACGGGCGCCGAGTTCCTGCGCTTCGTGGCGGGCTTATACGATCAGGAAGGTGAGCAGGTCGAGCACCGCGCGCGCGAGCTGCTGGCACTGTTCGATCTCGAGGAGTGGCGCGACGAGCTGGTCGAGAGCTACAGTCACGGCATGAGACAAAAACTTATCATCTCGAGCGCGTTCGTGCATCGGCCCGAGGTGATCGTCGTCGACGAGCCGATGGTCGGGCTCGACCCGAAGGCCGCGCGCATTCTGAAGGATCTCTTTAGAGAATACACACGACGCGGCCACACGATCATGATGTCCACGCACACGCTCGAGGTGGCCGAGTCGCTGTGCGATCGCATCGCGATCATACAGGCGGGCGTGATTCGCGCCCAGGGCACCATGGCCGAGCTGCGCTCGAGCGCCGCGTCCGGCACGGAAGGGCTCGAGCAGATTTTCTTGCGCCTGACGGGCGAGAACGCGGCGCGCGCGCTGGTCGACGTGCTGGATGCGTAG
- the sdaAB gene encoding L-serine ammonia-lyase, iron-sulfur-dependent subunit beta gives MVSLLDIIGPVMVGPSSSHTAGACRIGLLARGLVGGTPERAKIELHGSFARTGEGHGTDKAIVAGLMGFRPDDDRIRTALEIAEREGLDYRFEKTTLDEEAHPNSVRITVERADRSAVMTGASLGAGRVLVSRIDGFPVEVSGNYHTIVLVAEDMRGSIAKIASLLAEDGLNIATLRLTRQKKGGDAFMVIELDDYPDETVRDHIRALPWVRWAFRLDKVSA, from the coding sequence ATGGTCTCCCTCCTCGACATCATCGGCCCCGTCATGGTTGGGCCGAGCTCATCACACACCGCAGGCGCGTGCCGGATCGGGCTTCTCGCCCGCGGCCTCGTCGGCGGAACGCCCGAGCGCGCGAAGATCGAGCTGCACGGGTCGTTCGCGCGCACCGGTGAAGGACACGGCACCGACAAAGCGATCGTCGCGGGTTTGATGGGCTTTCGCCCGGACGACGATCGCATTCGCACGGCCCTCGAGATCGCGGAGCGTGAGGGGCTGGATTATCGGTTCGAGAAGACGACGCTCGACGAGGAGGCGCATCCGAACAGCGTGCGCATCACCGTCGAGCGCGCCGACCGGTCGGCGGTGATGACCGGCGCATCGCTCGGTGCGGGGCGCGTGCTCGTGAGCAGGATCGATGGGTTTCCGGTCGAGGTATCAGGAAACTATCACACGATCGTGCTGGTGGCCGAGGACATGCGCGGGTCGATCGCGAAGATCGCGTCGCTGCTCGCCGAGGACGGATTGAACATCGCGACGCTTCGGCTCACACGGCAGAAGAAGGGCGGCGACGCGTTCATGGTGATCGAGCTGGACGACTATCCCGACGAAACCGTGCGCGACCACATCCGCGCGCTGCCGTGGGTGCGATGGGCGTTTCGCCTTGATAAAGTTTCGGCATAA